The Streptomyces sp. Alt3 genome has a segment encoding these proteins:
- a CDS encoding ABC transporter permease: MSTETGTVAGSDASRIHNIGYRSYDGVRLGRAYARRSLYSQSLRGSFGLGRSAKSKVLPMLLCGVMCLVALILVAVAIATPNMTKLPIRYTDFAIYLQAVIGLFIASQAPQSVSRDLRFKSVPLYFSRPIERADYVVAKYAAMASALLVLTGLPLVILYVGSLLAKFDFADQTKGFGQGMVSVALLSVLFAGLGLVVAALTPRRGFGVAAVIAVMTITYGAVSTVQAIAWQTSSADAITWLGLFSPITLIDGVQTAFLGAASAFPGGEGPGAAAGVVYLIVVLALVAGSYAVLMRRYRRVGL, translated from the coding sequence ATGAGCACTGAGACCGGGACCGTGGCCGGGAGCGACGCCTCCCGCATCCACAACATCGGATACCGCTCCTACGACGGGGTCCGGCTGGGTCGCGCCTACGCCCGCCGTTCCCTCTACTCGCAGTCCCTGCGGGGCTCGTTCGGACTGGGGCGGTCCGCGAAGTCCAAGGTGCTGCCGATGCTCCTGTGCGGCGTGATGTGCCTGGTGGCGCTGATCCTCGTAGCGGTCGCCATCGCCACGCCCAACATGACGAAGCTCCCCATCAGGTACACGGACTTCGCCATCTACCTGCAGGCCGTGATCGGGCTCTTCATCGCCTCCCAGGCGCCGCAGTCGGTCTCCAGGGACCTGCGTTTCAAGAGCGTGCCGCTGTACTTCTCGCGGCCGATCGAACGGGCCGACTACGTCGTGGCCAAGTACGCCGCGATGGCGTCCGCCCTGCTCGTCCTCACCGGGCTGCCCCTCGTCATCCTCTACGTGGGTTCGCTGCTCGCGAAGTTCGACTTCGCCGACCAGACCAAGGGCTTCGGGCAGGGGATGGTCTCGGTGGCCCTGCTCTCCGTGCTGTTCGCCGGGCTGGGCCTGGTCGTCGCCGCCCTGACACCCCGCCGGGGCTTCGGGGTCGCCGCGGTGATCGCGGTCATGACCATCACCTACGGCGCGGTCTCCACGGTCCAGGCGATCGCCTGGCAGACGAGCTCGGCCGACGCGATCACCTGGCTGGGGCTGTTCTCCCCGATCACCCTGATCGACGGGGTGCAGACCGCCTTCCTCGGTGCGGCGTCCGCCTTCCCCGGCGGCGAGGGCCCCGGGGCCGCGGCGGGCGTGGTCTATCTGATCGTTGTTCTCGCGCTCGTCGCCGGCTCGTACGCCGTACTGATGCGCCGCTACCGGAGGGTCGGGCTGTGA
- a CDS encoding ABC transporter ATP-binding protein: MTVIATESLSKRFPRVTALDRLSLDIGPGVTGLVGSNGAGKSTLIKILLGLSPATEGRAAVLGLDVATEGAAIRERVGYMPEHDCLPPDVSATEFVVHMARMSGLPPTAARERTADTLRHVGLYEERYRPIGGYSTGMKQRVKLAQALVHDPRLVLLDEPTNGLDPVGRDEMLGLIRRVHTDFGISVLVTSHLLGELERTCDHVVVIDGGSLLRSSSTSDFTSVTTTLAVEVTDSDDHPDGTGALRKALTEAGITLLGHDGLDAEGLPGAGHILLVEATGEETYDLVRDSVAGLGLGLVRMEQRRHRIAEVFRAGEAHQAAPAATAGVGQQKGSGHHEH; the protein is encoded by the coding sequence GTGACTGTGATCGCAACCGAAAGCCTGAGCAAGCGGTTCCCGAGGGTGACCGCGCTTGACCGGCTCTCCTTGGACATCGGACCGGGCGTGACCGGCCTGGTGGGTTCCAACGGGGCCGGCAAGTCCACACTGATCAAGATCCTGCTGGGTCTGTCCCCCGCCACCGAAGGCCGGGCCGCGGTGCTCGGGCTCGACGTGGCCACCGAGGGCGCCGCGATCCGGGAGCGGGTCGGGTACATGCCCGAGCACGACTGTCTGCCTCCCGACGTCTCGGCGACCGAGTTCGTCGTCCACATGGCGCGGATGTCCGGGCTACCGCCCACCGCCGCGCGTGAGCGCACCGCGGACACCCTGCGGCACGTCGGTCTGTACGAGGAGCGCTACCGCCCCATCGGCGGCTACTCGACCGGCATGAAGCAGCGGGTGAAGCTGGCCCAGGCCCTGGTCCACGACCCGAGGCTGGTCCTCCTCGACGAGCCGACGAACGGCCTCGACCCCGTCGGCCGCGACGAGATGCTCGGTCTGATCCGCCGTGTCCACACCGATTTCGGCATCTCGGTGCTGGTCACCTCCCACCTCCTGGGGGAGCTGGAGCGGACCTGTGACCACGTCGTCGTCATCGACGGCGGATCACTGCTGCGGTCCAGCTCGACCAGCGACTTCACCTCGGTCACCACGACCCTGGCGGTCGAGGTGACCGACAGCGACGATCATCCTGACGGCACGGGCGCGCTGCGCAAGGCCCTCACCGAGGCCGGGATCACGCTCCTGGGCCACGACGGACTCGACGCCGAGGGGCTGCCGGGAGCGGGCCACATCCTCCTGGTCGAGGCGACGGGCGAGGAGACCTACGACCTGGTCCGCGACAGCGTCGCCGGGCTCGGACTGGGCCTCGTCCGGATGGAACAGCGTCGCCACCGCATCGCCGAGGTCTTCCGCGCCGGAGAGGCGCACCAGGCGGCTCCGGCCGCGACAGCCGGCGTCGGACAGCAGAAGGGGAGCGGTCACCATGAGCACTGA